The Tursiops truncatus isolate mTurTru1 chromosome 20, mTurTru1.mat.Y, whole genome shotgun sequence DNA window tgagaagcccatgcaccgcaacaaagagtagcccccacttgctgcaactagaggaagccagggcacagcagtgaagacccaacacagccataaataaataaattaattcattaatttaaaaaaaaagaaaaaggactccTGAGCAGAGTTCAACTCTGCTTAGAAAGTAAATAACacttaacactttaaaaatacaacGCTTTTCAACTGCTTCTCCCCATGAGCCCTTCAGATTTATGATCCAAAGTTGACAAGAGGCACATGTTATCTAGCATATGGAGAGAGAAAGTTTTAGACAAAAGGATGTTGCCATTTCTACAATGAAATGGAGAGTCATGCCCTCCCACCAAATTTGGGGGCAGAGTGTCATGAATTTGACATCCAACAGTAGATCAGGTGAAAAGCCAGAATTCTGGCAGCATTTTCTCTGTGCAGATCTTTGTATGTTCTGTTCCAACCTAACAGTTGCAGTAGCCTTTTAATTGAAGCACTAAGATTTTTGGGAACAGTATGACTcagaacacatttatttttagagttggaattcagaaaataatgataataatacagTCAGGTGGAGTAGGGAATGGGGAAATTTAGTAAAGTGGATTGGTGGAGGACACTGAATCCTCAGTGAttggaagttttgtttttgttttttggggtttttttgcagtatgcgggcctctcactgttgtggcctctcgcattgcggagcacaggctccggacgcgcaggctcagcggccatggctcacgggcccagccgctccgcggcatgtgggatcctcccggaccggggcacgaacccgtgtcccctgcgtcggcaggcggactcccaaccactgcgccactagggaagcctgaTTGGAAGTTTTAATTAGCTTTAACAGGCTACTGGGAGGTGCCATAGTATAGCAGTGAAGTTGACGAAATCAAAACCATACTTGAGGAAGATGGTTCTGGCTACCTTAGTCTGTGAAAAAGACTAGTTTCTTACTTTGTAGATAAACTAACCCAGGTAATTAAATATTAAGTAAGTATCTGTTGTTCAGGGTGTCCCGTCATGCAGCCTGCTCGATAGGGTATGTGGCCCACAGTGGTTCTAGCAGAGTTATCCATAGGGTTCCCATTGAGCTTTTTGGGCCTATTTGAGGATTAAACAGGGATGTGAAATATTGGAGAGAACTTTACTTGGGTAGAAGGGAACCTGTAACAGATATCAGAAACAGTGACAATATGGCCACATCGTTTAAGTAAGTATATGTAACTTCATTTTATCTTCCCCTAATCAGATAGTTCAGTTTTAgtacaataaaatggacagtaaTTGAAGAGGGTTTGTAAGTAACAAGTGCTAAGATCCGGAtgcaggcagtctgactccagggctTGCATTGTTAACCACTAAGCTATATGCTACCACTTTAAGAATGATAAagcattttgtaaaaaaaattttttttaaactactgtttGCCAATGAATTATGATACCCTAAACTAGGAACTATTGCTCAATACTCCATGTTTTTTATGTAAAGAAGTAAATGAGTATCCCTTGTAGTAATGTTATTTGGTTACCCAACAGGCAAAGGACCTGTTTGCTAAGGCTCTCTCCAAGTACTAAAGGAAAACAACGAATATAAACAAGCAGGGGATCTGGAAGTGCTCTGGATCTGAAAGTTCCAGAATGCTCTGTAGATGATGAATTATCTCAGTAATCTGGTGACAGAAACCTAGCTTAGTTGGGCCCCAGGTCTCCAGTCTGTTGCCACTCCAAGCACCCAATATTCAAGTACAGATTACTCCCTAACAGTTACCTCTGTGTCTTTGCTGATACTGTTCCCTCAACAGAGCACCCTTCTCTGCTTAGGCCATTTGAGCTGGGCATAAACGTTTTTACATGCAAGATAGACCAAAATCTGATGTATTTTCTAATGCCCACAGGAGATGCTGAACATAAGCCATATATCTGTGGGGATGCAGATTCTGCCTCTACTGTTCTGGATGGAACTGAAGACTACCTCATTCTGGCCTGTGATGGCTTCTATGACACCGTGAACCCTGATGAGGCAGTGAAAGTTGTGTCTGATCACCTGAAGGAGAATAATGGAGACAGCAGCATGGTTGCCCACAAATTAGTGGCATCAGCTCGTGATGCTGGGTCAAGTGATAACATCACTGTTATTGTGGTATTCCTGAGGGACATGAACAAAGCTGTAAATGTTAGTGAGGAATCAGATTGGACAGAGAACTCTTTTCAAGGAGGGCAAGAAGATGGTGGGGATGATAAGGAGAATCATGGAGAGTGCAAACGCCCTTGGCCTCAGCACCAGTGCTCAGCACCGGCCGATCTAGGCTATGATGGGCGTGTGGATTCGTTCACTGATAGAACTAGCCTGAGCCCAGGGTCCCAAGTCAACGTGCTGGAAGACCCAGGCTACCTAGATCTCACACAAATAGAAGCAAGCAAACCTCACAGTGCCCAGTTTTTGCCGCCAGTTGAGAGGTTTGGTCCTGGTGCACCAAAGAAAGCAAATTTTATTAATGAGCTAATAATGGAGAAAAAATCAGTTCAATCATCATTGCCTGAACGGAGTGGTGCTGGAGAGTTTCCCTCTTCTTTTAATTTGGGTTCAACAGGGCAGCAGATATGCAGAATGGAGAGCTTGTCTCCTGTTTGTTCTAGGTTGGAAAATGAACAGTTCAAATTCCTGGGAAAGAGAGTTTCTAGATTGTATCGTTTACACTACCACTACTCAAAGAGGCGGCACGGATTCAGATTTAATccaaagttttattcttttctctctgttcgAGAGCCTTCCCACAAAACAGGCACTAGCCTGTCCTCACTTATTCGAAGTGGGAAGA harbors:
- the PPM1E gene encoding protein phosphatase 1E isoform X3, which produces MQGSLRKIETVKLARSVFSKLHEICCSWVKDFPLRRRPQLYYETSIHAIKNMRRKMEDKHVCIPDFNMLFNLEDQEEQAYFAVFDGHGGVDAAIYASIHLHVNLVRQEMFPHDPAEALCRAFRVTDERFVQKAARESLRCGTTGVVTFIRGNMLHVAWVGDSQVMLVRKGQAVELMKPHKPDREDEKQRIEALGGCVVWFGAWRVNGSLSVSRAIGDAEHKPYICGDADSASTVLDGTEDYLILACDGFYDTVNPDEAVKVVSDHLKENNGDSSMVAHKLVASARDAGSSDNITVIVVFLRDMNKAVNVSEESDWTENSFQGGQEDGGDDKENHGECKRPWPQHQCSAPADLGYDGRVDSFTDRTSLSPGSQVNVLEDPGYLDLTQIEASKPHSAQFLPPVERFGPGAPKKANFINELIMEKKSVQSSLPERSGAGEFPSSFNLGSTGQQICRMESLSPVCSRLENEQFKFLGKRVSRLYRLHYHYSKRRHGFRFNPKFYSFLSVREPSHKTGTSLSSLIRSGKRNRMLRSSLPWRQNSWKGYSENMMGKLKKSNAIPYPALPWSFKI